Part of the Oncorhynchus keta strain PuntledgeMale-10-30-2019 chromosome 31, Oket_V2, whole genome shotgun sequence genome, TTCCCCAACCCATAACTGACCCTGGTGACATGCCCTCTTTCCCCAACCCAGAACTGACCCTGGTGAAATGCCCTCTTTCCCCAACCCAGAACTGACCCTGGTGAAATGCCCTCTTTCCCCAACCCAGAACTGACCCTGGTGAAATGCCCTCTTTCTCCAAACCAGAACTGACCCTGGTGAAATGCCCTCTTTCCCCAACCCAGAACTGTATTTAAAGAGAGAAGATGATGTTCTGTTTGGGAAGTACTTGTCATATAGACAAGAGTTAACTCCCTTCTATAAGTGAGATACTAACGACATAGTGAATTCAGTTTGGAAGCATCAGTGGTAGCTTGATTAGCGTAGCTCCAAGCCCTAATTGGTCCTCCCACACAACCCCACCATTTAATGCAGGCATTTCATTTAGCTCTGAGGAAGACAtgtaccttctctctccctcagctgccTGTGGCAGATTTAATAAAAACGACCATGGAAACAGAGGTATAAATATCTGCTGTGAGAAATTGAACCTTCAAATTGAATGGAAATGTATGAATATGTAGATGACGCGTGCCAATGTGAAATGAACAAATGGAGGAGTCGAGGATTTGAGGATGAATCTGCCACTGGAAGGTGTCAGGACTTTAATAGAACACAATACAACGTGGTTCAGTGTACATTTATTCATGCCAAATGTATGTCTAATCAATACAACGTGGTTCAGTGTACATTTATTCATGCCAAATGTATGTCAAATCAATAGCAGAGAGAAGAAACATTTGACTTGAattatattacatttttttcaaaTATTTATTTCCATTAAACATGCCATAACACAACTATTCCTGCAGGATTAACAAGGACAATATTAGTCAAGAAAGACAACACTTTTAAATACTTAGTTTTAAATAAAGTGCAGGTTTACTGTCAAAACAACACTCAGAGACTTAAAATAGAATAACAGCTTGATGTAAACATAACTCTGATACTTTCAAGATTCAAATGAATAGATGTACAATATAAGTACAGCTAACCCCTTCCAACAGCCAGGAGACATACAGAGTAACTTTCTTTAAGCTCGTTGGAACCACATTAGCAATACAGCAAGTACACTACAGCTACGCTACATGTAGACCTCCTTTGTACTCACATTAACATCCTTGTATTCACCACATGTGTGTAAATGACTGTGTGCTGTGTAGCAGCCTACTGTGTGTTCGTCCTCATATCCCCTGAGGGGCGTCagtcccttcctctctttccactaGCAGCCCAGTCCACTCATTGACCCGATCCTGTCCAGTTTGAGCCCGAAGCATCCTCGGTTCCAGCCTCTCCTCGACCGGTCCGTCACAGCTCTTTTCTGATTGGCCAGGGTCCCCTTCAGGAGGCGGAGCCAGGTGCTGTCACCCTGTGCTGGTATGTCAGCCCATTTGGGGTACTCAGCGACTTTCACCCCGGAAGTAAAAGCAGAGGGCTCCTCTGGTTGGCTGCTCACCAGGTTCTCCAGGTCATCCAGGGTCAGGTCGTTGTAGCGATCCAGAAACTGCTCAACAAACTAGGCAGGAACAACAAATatgctgttactattactaccCAGAAAAGTCACGAGAGCTCCGTAAAAAAAAGTTATTGATGATCCATTTCTGCCCCCAATCCAAATATACCCTCTACTCCCCATCTACCACTCACACCACAGCTACCCCtacactccccctcctccatccccagcTACCCCTAcactccccctccttctcccctctgtcccactctccttctccatcccccctctgtcccactctccccagctacccctacccctacactccccctccttctccatcccccctctgtcccactctccccttccttccccatctcccctctgtcccactctccccctccctaaGTTGCcactcccccctccttctccatctcccctctgtCCCACTCTCCCCAGATCCCCCGAcactccccctccttctccatcccccctctgtcccactctccccctccttccccatctcccctctgtCCCACTCCCTAAGTTTCcactcccccctccttctccatccccatctcccctcttctTACTATTCTCCTCCCActatccctctcccttctccctccttacCTGGATGGCATCAGGTGAGGGGTGCAGGGTGCGTCCCTCTGTGTGCCCAAGGGGTGCTATCAGGAGcagagcagcacagagcagaGCTGGGTACAGCATGGCAGCAGTGAGTAGAGGGAGGGCAGGAACAGTAATGCAGGAGACTGGCTGGACACGACTACACTGACACTGCAATGACAACAGGATTCTGTAAAAACAGAGAGGAATTCATATTAATATGCCACTATAGATAATACAGTGACTATTGATACAACTATAATACATCTCTAAAACCATACAGAAAAATGTTTGACTACACATTACACAGAGCAATGACCACGACTCTACTGACCATAAAGATACATCCATGATCAT contains:
- the LOC118367905 gene encoding C-type natriuretic peptide 1-like — its product is MLYPALLCAALLLIAPLGHTEGRTLHPSPDAIQFVEQFLDRYNDLTLDDLENLVSSQPEEPSAFTSGVKVAEYPKWADIPAQGDSTWLRLLKGTLANQKRAVTDRSRRGWNRGCFGLKLDRIGSMSGLGC